From the Bacillota bacterium genome, one window contains:
- a CDS encoding nucleoside hydrolase, producing the protein MDKRKIIIDTDIGDDIDDALAISFALNSPEVEIIGITTVFRNTDARAKIAGKLLKLAERDIPVYAGCKQPIINREDDLQIPCQYSKDMDDFTYNKEIHAVDYIINTVMERILA; encoded by the coding sequence GTGGATAAAAGAAAAATAATAATTGATACAGATATAGGAGATGACATTGATGACGCTTTGGCCATATCATTTGCATTAAATTCACCTGAGGTTGAAATAATCGGAATAACAACTGTTTTCAGGAATACTGATGCAAGGGCTAAAATAGCAGGAAAACTTTTAAAATTGGCGGAAAGAGATATACCTGTTTATGCCGGATGCAAACAGCCAATAATAAATAGGGAGGACGATTTGCAAATTCCATGCCAGTATTCCAAAGATATGGATGATTTTACATATAATAAAGAGATTCATGCAGTAGATTACATTATAAATACAGTTATGGAGAGGATTTTAGCATGA
- the rbsK gene encoding ribokinase: MKSICVVGSLNMDLVATVERFPRPGETVTGKEFGTYTGGKGANQAVASGRLGANVRMVGKVGDDFYGKKYLEVLKNNGVKIDGIDIEPGTSTGVAVIEVDSSGANHIVVIPGANGKVDTEFINRKLNYILESDIFLFQLEIPLETVVFCMKKVQETQKTLRQNKKIIILDPAPAVPLEDEVLEYVDYITPNETEIEVLTGGKIDTEEDIKKASFKLLDRGVKTVIAKAGEKGAFIVERERFVHVPAPKVNVVDTTAAGDSFNAGLAFALSQNRELVDCVKFANIVASLAVTAKGAQEAMPNMEQVEAFMDRI; encoded by the coding sequence ATGAAAAGCATATGTGTCGTTGGTAGTTTGAACATGGATCTGGTAGCTACTGTTGAACGTTTTCCAAGACCTGGAGAAACCGTTACAGGAAAAGAATTCGGAACTTATACAGGGGGTAAAGGAGCCAATCAGGCTGTAGCTTCAGGCAGGCTGGGAGCAAACGTAAGAATGGTTGGTAAAGTTGGAGATGATTTTTATGGCAAAAAATATCTAGAGGTGCTTAAAAACAATGGCGTGAAAATAGACGGCATAGATATTGAACCCGGCACTTCTACAGGAGTTGCAGTAATAGAAGTAGATAGTTCAGGCGCAAACCATATTGTTGTTATTCCAGGCGCAAATGGCAAGGTGGATACTGAATTTATCAACCGCAAACTCAACTACATCCTTGAGAGTGATATATTCCTGTTTCAGCTGGAGATACCCCTTGAAACAGTTGTGTTTTGTATGAAGAAAGTGCAAGAAACTCAAAAAACATTGAGACAAAACAAGAAGATAATAATACTTGATCCCGCTCCTGCTGTTCCTTTAGAGGATGAAGTTCTTGAGTATGTTGACTATATTACTCCAAATGAAACGGAAATTGAAGTTTTGACAGGGGGTAAGATTGATACCGAAGAGGATATTAAGAAAGCATCATTCAAACTCCTGGACAGAGGAGTTAAAACTGTCATTGCTAAAGCAGGAGAAAAAGGTGCATTTATTGTTGAAAGAGAACGGTTTGTTCATGTTCCTGCACCTAAAGTGAATGTTGTAGATACTACAGCAGCAGGGGATTCGTTTAACGCCGGCTTGGCTTTTGCGTTATCTCAAAACAGAGAGTTAGTAGATTGTGTAAAATTTGCAAATATAGTCGCATCCCTTGCTGTCACAGCAAAAGGAGCACAGGAAGCCATGCCAAATATGGAGCAGGTAGAGGCTTTTATGGATAGGATATAA